The Leucobacter viscericola genome includes a window with the following:
- a CDS encoding DUF4191 domain-containing protein, producing MAAEKAKRTGRIKQMVEIYRTTRVRDKGLTPALLVSFIVPVLISVALAWVLPGSWLNWIVWPLSGLLVGILLVMIVLGRRAEKSAYQQIEGRPGAVGAVIQNALRRSWRGSEVPVSINRSQDAIYRVVGRGGVVLISEGSRSRTERMAADEERKIKRAMKNVEVVHLYVGEDLDADGKLGIPLHKLSRALVKLKPKLSRAEVGAVYNRLSSLQSTPVGIPKGMDPNRVRPQRPR from the coding sequence ATGGCAGCGGAGAAAGCGAAACGTACAGGTCGCATCAAGCAGATGGTGGAGATCTATCGGACCACACGGGTTCGAGATAAGGGACTCACACCTGCCCTGCTGGTGTCCTTCATCGTGCCGGTTCTGATTTCGGTGGCCCTCGCCTGGGTTCTGCCGGGCAGCTGGCTCAACTGGATCGTTTGGCCGCTCAGCGGACTCCTGGTTGGAATCCTGCTTGTCATGATCGTTCTCGGTCGCCGAGCAGAGAAGTCTGCGTATCAGCAGATTGAGGGACGCCCTGGCGCGGTGGGTGCGGTCATTCAGAATGCACTGAGGCGCTCATGGCGCGGCTCCGAGGTTCCCGTGTCGATTAACCGCAGCCAAGACGCGATCTACCGCGTTGTAGGACGAGGTGGCGTTGTGCTGATCTCTGAGGGCTCTCGTTCTCGCACAGAGCGCATGGCGGCTGACGAAGAGCGCAAGATTAAGCGCGCGATGAAGAACGTCGAGGTTGTTCACCTCTATGTCGGGGAAGACCTCGATGCCGATGGCAAGCTTGGCATCCCCCTTCACAAACTCTCAAGGGCTCTCGTCAAGCTGAAGCCAAAGCTCAGCCGCGCCGAGGTCGGGGCCGTGTACAACCGCCTTTCGTCGTTGCAGTCCACTCCCGTCGGAATTCCGAAGGGCATGGATCCGAACCGCGTGCGTCCCCAGCGTCCTCGCTAA
- a CDS encoding RDD family protein, with protein MATTAPKKFGDLEPSKWPGERLGLPEQGFRSVARAGRRIFAILIDWGIALLIGNLIASGPATSWVTLLVFALMQMIFIPTIGGSIGHRILGLRVVPLSGGWVGFWRPAVRTLLLVIVIPVLVWDSDQRGFHDKIAGTVLIRA; from the coding sequence ATGGCAACCACCGCGCCAAAGAAGTTTGGCGATCTAGAACCGAGTAAGTGGCCTGGCGAACGGCTTGGTCTTCCTGAGCAGGGCTTCCGCTCAGTTGCGCGCGCCGGTCGACGGATTTTCGCGATCCTTATCGACTGGGGCATCGCTTTACTCATCGGTAACCTGATCGCAAGTGGACCCGCGACGTCTTGGGTCACCCTGCTTGTGTTTGCGCTCATGCAGATGATTTTTATCCCGACGATCGGCGGTTCAATCGGGCACCGAATTCTCGGCCTGCGTGTTGTGCCGCTCTCTGGCGGCTGGGTCGGATTCTGGCGCCCCGCCGTGCGCACACTTCTTTTGGTGATTGTGATCCCGGTGCTCGTTTGGGATTCAGATCAGCGCGGTTTTCACGACAAGATTGCGGGTACGGTGCTCATTCGGGCGTAA
- the glnA gene encoding type I glutamate--ammonia ligase — MFKTPQEVIDFIKETDVKFVDIRFTDLPGVQQHFNIPAATVDLDFFEVGQMFDGSSIRGFAGIAESDMQLIPDVTTAYLDQFRAERTLVLVFDIYNPRTGEIYAKDPRQVAKKAEQYLASTGIADTAFFAPEAEFYILDSVRYETTPQRTFYEIDSEEAHWNSARKIEGGNLGNTTHEKGGYFPVSPVDKQADLRDDISLRLIEAGLHLERSHHEVGAPGQAEINYRFDTLLHAADDVLKFKYIVKNTAELWGKTATFMPKPVFGDNGSGMHTHMSLWKGGEPLFYDENGYAGLSDIARWYIGGILHHAPALLAFTNPTINSYRRLVKGYEAPVNLAYSAGNRSAAVRIPLTGSNPKAKRIEFRAPDASGNPYLAFAAQLMAGLDGIRNRIEPMEPIDKDLYELPPEEAKNIPQVPGSLEEALAALEADHQFLLEGGVFTEELIETWINLKRDTEIAPMALRPHPYEFEMYYGV; from the coding sequence ATGTTCAAGACCCCGCAGGAAGTCATCGACTTCATCAAGGAAACCGACGTCAAGTTCGTTGACATCCGGTTCACCGATCTTCCAGGGGTGCAGCAGCACTTCAATATCCCCGCGGCCACGGTAGACCTCGATTTCTTTGAGGTTGGCCAGATGTTTGACGGCTCTTCGATTCGCGGGTTCGCGGGTATCGCTGAGTCGGACATGCAGTTGATCCCAGACGTTACGACGGCGTACCTCGATCAGTTCCGTGCCGAGCGCACGCTTGTTCTTGTCTTTGACATCTACAACCCCCGCACCGGAGAGATCTACGCGAAAGATCCCCGTCAGGTCGCCAAGAAGGCAGAGCAGTACCTCGCGTCGACGGGGATCGCTGACACCGCATTCTTCGCGCCCGAGGCCGAGTTCTACATTCTTGATTCGGTGCGTTACGAAACCACCCCGCAACGCACCTTCTACGAGATTGACTCAGAAGAAGCACACTGGAACTCCGCTCGCAAGATTGAGGGCGGCAACCTCGGCAACACCACTCACGAAAAGGGCGGCTACTTCCCCGTCTCCCCCGTCGACAAGCAGGCCGATCTGCGCGACGACATCTCCCTGCGCCTCATCGAGGCCGGGCTGCACCTTGAGCGCTCGCACCACGAGGTCGGCGCTCCGGGTCAGGCTGAGATCAACTACCGTTTCGACACGCTGCTGCACGCGGCTGACGACGTGCTCAAGTTCAAGTACATCGTGAAGAACACGGCCGAGCTGTGGGGCAAGACGGCAACGTTCATGCCGAAGCCAGTGTTTGGCGATAACGGATCGGGCATGCACACCCACATGTCGCTCTGGAAGGGCGGCGAGCCGCTGTTCTATGACGAGAACGGCTATGCGGGCCTCTCAGACATTGCCCGCTGGTACATCGGCGGGATCCTGCACCACGCACCCGCGTTGCTCGCATTCACGAACCCCACGATCAACAGCTACCGCCGCTTGGTCAAGGGTTACGAGGCTCCCGTGAACCTTGCTTACTCGGCGGGCAACCGCTCAGCCGCCGTGCGCATCCCGCTCACCGGTTCAAACCCGAAGGCCAAGCGCATCGAGTTCCGTGCTCCCGATGCCTCGGGCAACCCGTACCTCGCGTTTGCTGCGCAGCTCATGGCTGGCCTCGACGGTATCCGCAACCGCATCGAGCCGATGGAGCCCATCGACAAGGATCTCTACGAACTGCCTCCCGAGGAAGCAAAGAACATTCCTCAGGTGCCCGGTTCGCTCGAGGAAGCTCTGGCGGCCCTCGAGGCCGACCACCAGTTCTTGCTTGAGGGTGGCGTGTTTACAGAGGAGCTGATCGAGACCTGGATCAACCTCAAGCGCGACACCGAGATCGCTCCGATGGCCCTGCGGCCGCACCCGTACGAGTTCGAGATGTACTACGGCGTCTAG
- a CDS encoding SdpI family protein encodes MVIWNAMAIAVFATVITILAGHGKIPNNGVVGIRTFSIQRTDETWTEAHRAATPILLGLSIVVVIVGTITLVATAGSADNIAIFIGFGLLGLDIIVLIIAAIRANIVARRTWIKYVSPK; translated from the coding sequence ATGGTTATCTGGAACGCCATGGCTATTGCAGTATTCGCAACAGTCATCACCATCCTTGCGGGACACGGAAAAATACCAAACAACGGTGTTGTGGGAATTCGCACATTCTCCATCCAACGCACAGACGAAACCTGGACAGAGGCGCACCGGGCCGCAACGCCAATACTTCTTGGCCTTTCGATTGTCGTCGTTATCGTCGGCACCATAACCCTAGTAGCCACAGCGGGGAGTGCTGACAACATCGCAATCTTCATCGGCTTTGGGCTTCTTGGCCTGGACATCATCGTGTTAATAATCGCAGCCATTCGCGCCAACATTGTCGCCCGCCGCACTTGGATTAAGTACGTAAGCCCGAAGTAA